In Labilithrix sp., a genomic segment contains:
- a CDS encoding citrate synthase, producing MSEKAEIKLKDKSFEAPIIVGTENEPAIDIANLRAKTGLVTLDPAYMNTASTKSAITFLDGEKGILRYRGIPIEQLAEKSKFVETAYLLIYGELPSKAELERFSTLLTRHSLIHEDMKHFFDGFPSTAHPMAVLSSMVCSLSTYYPEEHDINDRDQMAITIARLVSKVRTIAAYAYKKSIGQPFIYPQNNLRYVANFMHMMFAVPSEPYEIDPEVESAMNLLLILHADHEQNCSTSTVRLVGSSRANLFASVAAGILALWGPLHGGANQEVIEMLDAIQADGGNVKKFVEMAKDKNSSFRLMGFGHRVYKNFDPRAKLIKVAADKVLSKLGVKDPLLDIAKELEEAALKDSYFVERKLYPNVDFYSGIIYRALGFPTSMFTVLFAIGRLPGWIAHWKEMMEDPSTKIGRPRQIYTGPTERQYVPIEQRS from the coding sequence ATGAGCGAGAAGGCCGAAATCAAGCTGAAGGACAAGTCGTTCGAGGCGCCCATCATCGTGGGTACCGAGAACGAGCCTGCCATCGACATCGCGAACCTGCGCGCCAAGACGGGCCTCGTCACGCTCGACCCGGCGTACATGAACACGGCGTCGACGAAGAGCGCGATCACGTTCCTCGACGGAGAGAAGGGGATCCTCCGCTACCGCGGAATTCCGATCGAGCAGCTCGCGGAGAAGTCGAAGTTCGTCGAGACGGCGTACCTCCTCATCTACGGAGAGCTGCCGAGCAAGGCGGAGCTCGAGCGGTTCTCGACGCTGCTGACGCGGCACTCGCTCATTCACGAGGACATGAAGCACTTCTTCGACGGTTTCCCGTCGACGGCCCATCCGATGGCGGTGCTCTCCTCGATGGTCTGCTCGCTCTCGACGTATTACCCGGAGGAGCACGACATCAACGACCGGGACCAGATGGCGATCACGATCGCGCGCCTGGTCTCGAAGGTCCGCACGATCGCGGCCTACGCGTACAAGAAGTCGATCGGTCAGCCGTTCATCTACCCGCAGAACAACCTCCGCTACGTCGCGAACTTCATGCACATGATGTTCGCGGTCCCGTCGGAGCCGTACGAGATCGACCCCGAGGTCGAGTCGGCGATGAACCTCTTGTTGATCCTCCACGCCGACCACGAGCAGAACTGCTCGACGTCGACGGTGCGCCTCGTCGGCAGCTCGCGCGCGAACCTCTTCGCGTCGGTGGCGGCCGGCATCCTCGCGCTCTGGGGCCCGCTCCACGGTGGCGCGAACCAGGAAGTGATCGAGATGCTCGACGCGATCCAGGCGGATGGCGGCAACGTGAAGAAGTTCGTCGAGATGGCGAAGGACAAGAACTCGAGCTTCCGCCTGATGGGCTTCGGCCACCGCGTCTACAAGAACTTCGACCCGCGCGCGAAGCTGATCAAGGTTGCGGCGGACAAGGTGCTCAGCAAGCTCGGGGTGAAGGATCCGCTCCTCGACATCGCGAAGGAGCTCGAGGAGGCGGCGCTCAAGGACAGCTACTTCGTCGAGCGGAAGCTCTACCCGAACGTCGACTTCTACTCCGGCATCATCTATCGCGCGCTCGGCTTCCCGACGTCGATGTTCACCGTCCTCTTCGCGATCGGCCGCCTCCCGGGCTGGATCGCGCACTGGAAGGAGATGATGGAGGACCCCTCCACGAAGATCGGCCGCCCCCGCCAGATCTACACCGGCCCGACCGAGCGCCAGTACGTTCCGATCGAGCAGCGTAGCTAG
- a CDS encoding prepilin peptidase — translation MRLDELLRLTPDSWALLPLWLARAFVFAFGLLWGSFLNVVIYRLPRDMSVVRPGSHCPGCGKPIAGYDNIPVLTYVILRGRSRCCGTKISPRYPLVELMGGMLSLAVFEVLVLSLPGATPAHRALAIYGADFTLCLGLVAAAFIDAEFMILPDSITIGGAVLGVATASLRDLGMKDALIGATVGFVGLWFPFTFLYKGLLGRTGMGLGDAKLIGLAGAWFGWPGAVVALFAGAFQGTIATGIAYVAGWEPSLPSGVREDIAQLEADAAAGDEEAKKALAEDPLTEEEDAFILRFFRRLFGIPEPEPELDLEGPPTEEEHAEMTKPPRARIPFGPFLILAILELLFAGDWLKSRIGPFLWPVL, via the coding sequence ATGCGCCTCGACGAGCTCCTACGTCTGACCCCGGACAGCTGGGCGCTCTTGCCGCTGTGGCTCGCGCGGGCGTTCGTGTTCGCGTTCGGGCTCTTGTGGGGCAGCTTCCTCAACGTCGTCATCTACCGCCTGCCGCGCGACATGAGCGTCGTTCGACCGGGCTCGCACTGCCCCGGCTGCGGCAAGCCCATCGCCGGCTACGACAACATCCCGGTGCTCACCTACGTGATCCTCCGCGGACGTTCGCGCTGCTGCGGGACGAAGATCAGCCCGCGATATCCCCTCGTCGAGCTGATGGGCGGGATGCTCTCGCTCGCGGTGTTCGAGGTGCTCGTCCTCTCCTTGCCCGGCGCGACGCCGGCGCACCGCGCGCTCGCGATCTACGGCGCCGACTTCACGCTGTGCCTCGGCCTCGTCGCGGCGGCGTTCATCGACGCCGAGTTCATGATCCTGCCGGACAGCATCACGATCGGCGGCGCCGTCCTCGGCGTCGCGACCGCGTCGCTCCGCGATCTCGGGATGAAGGACGCCCTCATCGGCGCGACGGTCGGCTTCGTCGGCCTCTGGTTCCCCTTCACCTTCCTCTACAAGGGTCTCCTCGGACGGACCGGCATGGGCCTCGGCGACGCGAAGCTCATCGGCCTCGCCGGCGCCTGGTTCGGATGGCCGGGCGCCGTGGTCGCCCTCTTCGCCGGCGCGTTCCAGGGCACGATCGCGACCGGCATCGCCTACGTCGCCGGCTGGGAGCCGTCGCTGCCGTCGGGCGTGCGCGAAGACATCGCCCAGCTCGAGGCCGACGCCGCCGCAGGCGACGAAGAGGCAAAGAAGGCGCTCGCGGAGGACCCGCTCACGGAGGAGGAGGACGCGTTCATCCTCCGCTTCTTCCGCCGCCTCTTCGGCATCCCCGAGCCCGAGCCCGAGCTCGACCTCGAAGGACCACCGACCGAGGAGGAGCACGCCGAGATGACCAAGCCCCCACGCGCCCGCATCCCCTTCGGCCCCTTCCTCATCCTCGCAATCCTCGAGCTCCTCTTCGCCGGCGACTGGCTCAAGTCCCGCATCGGCCCCTTCCTCTGGCCGGTGCTCTAG